A genome region from Columba livia isolate bColLiv1 breed racing homer chromosome 2, bColLiv1.pat.W.v2, whole genome shotgun sequence includes the following:
- the LOC102098170 gene encoding sterile alpha motif domain-containing protein 9-like isoform X1, which yields MLLNFNLRNLSEDRRMENTNTEKNEKSHSYQPIEEWTKEEVKHWATEVVKIDQKYAEILFNQEVTGFTLKLMTKADFVDMGIPHGPALQIMHFREKHDIVAKGSNQAVEQEGTEQSLDGEGEDGDIAKTECKKQHGSFNSSILQDSKTEPTEDKKAMESADKENGSDTPLLSSQHPTGKMCMPYPFDNFSDGSRYTQHNILNVPETGPLNLIDPAHEFKLFTNTDKAQEEDIMMKFSNEVFKFAAACMNSRTNGTIHFGVCDNPHGEIEGVEVTKKEAYIDHFKKSIEKYFSEPYTSIAKACIREPRFVEVLLQNGSPSHRFVIEIDVVPKHCLCDTKYFCTNTYEYMSKSEKKAVFIRDGASSRNILNTKDFETFKGNLTSLADSRKRAEEEYKLKQKRSMNEGLKLVSLLTGNKDTLDSSYYDYYILVTNKCHPSQTSHLDFLQEIKLFAVLDFDFESETNGVFKTYKENRNAKLYFPDHYDNKVGSVSEHAEKLKLHQETNWIFCNGGSDFKGNSELPLDPTSWQRERAAGVRKMISFLLHKDVKQNGKFLIIFLLLSTVENPGDPLAETFVTFYQELKGLEYIVSICIGAGTYQRWKDILHARSISEEDISNKCVSNLTLQMVNGTITKLKSVTQSSERLLPSVGHSTVLLKKQEDSMAALEILCENECKDTGIEKDEDKFRNFLKKREEDFYRGGKVSWWNFYFSSENYTSDFIRRDSYEKLENLIVSSSNSPHQSPVKIINLYHHPGCGGTTLAMHILWDLRKRFRCAVLKNKSSDFGTQLTALLTCGADNSTGYLPVLLLVDDFEEQENVYFLQKEIQAAITEKCIHYVTPLVIILNCMRSQNPDESSTISPLNSISLKQMLSIKEQRAFDQKLKHIEEKHSNPDNFYSFMIMKRNFDPQYIENVVKNTLHNLNTTSKPAQLFCFLTLLNSYVGTSTVSISLCEEFLGINSQEIGYGKDKLIENMGICSNILIYDQVHEYRSYKGLRIIHRLIASHCLTELKLTYGLPKSELTLQLLKEDLFYKTSLKQDKLICDIRTLLITRQHREHGDESDTLFSPLIEAIHKEEKRGKVECVLKQACARFDQDGYICQALARYLYIKERNFDSALYWAKAAKQKAQHNSFISDTLGQVFKSELRYHIEHKAKTADLTAEQLKFLLELAENAAQAFRESQQQAENADNERYLQHQKFKRKFQTYNTAGYWGEIETGLHVIDILWRVPFFSKKDLCCRKIMTKYLSGNSVLNVDNLNKESEMFKAVKCYSKFLCSLRSRLKRAFDFFEDYFVFFKTQMCEKEVVEAKLYEKLQERFTKYTEIFCDFSFEQLKSKQVSNWPMSQHIEAYRDTLEASKAGSFSGILEYLHRNHGNAGREIEDIVEAYTFLCEENAQATLKDRQNLILANIVLNCIKPKSSHLHRSKKLRSLLLSVLEELKPTSQCVEPFFLASLLFWPQNTEQLNEDSRKMETFIRRLSESSKELYGTLHRSRQPLALFYLARGSGLDRFVHKGKIDQLFSSLSEQELNSLWQNGKIWKEQAVQDLLLPLHGRAEGKVIYIDYGSNETFRIPVQPDSLCLWKNGPNIERVSFYLAFSIAGLLAFNIQSLSLKQ from the exons ATGCTGCTGAACTTTAATTTGAGAAACCTTAGTGAAGACAGAAG aatggaaaatacaaacactgaaaaaaatgagaaatcacATTCATATCAGCCTATTGAAGAGTGGACAAAAGAGGAAGTCAAACACTGGGCAACTGAAGTTGTTAAGATTGACCAGAAATATGCAGAAATCCTGTTTAACCAAGAAGTGACTGGTTTTACTTTGAAACTGATGACTAAAGCAGATTTTGTGGATATGGGCATACCTCATGGGCCTGCTCTTCAAATAATGCATTTCCGGGAAAAGCATGACATTGTAGCTAAAGGTTCAAACCAGGCTGTGGAACAAGAAGGCACGGAGCAGAGTCTggatggagaaggagaagatggAGACATTGCAAAGACAGAGTGCAAGAAGCAACATGGCTCATTTAATTCCAGTATACTGCAGGATTCTAAAACAGAGCccacagaagacaaaaaagcaaTGGAGTCAGCTGACAAAGAGAATGGATCAGACACACCACTGCTGAGCAGCCAGCACCCAACTGGAAAAATGTGTATGCCATATCCTTTTGATAATTTCAGTGATGGTAGTCGATACACACAGCACAATATTCTTAATGTCCCTGAAACAGGGCCACTTAATCTCATTGATCCAGCACatgaattcaaattatttacCAACACAGACAAGGCACAAGAAGAGGATATAATGATGAAATTTAGCAATGAAGTCTTTAAATTTGCTGCAGCCTGCATGAACTCCCGCACAAATGGCACTATTCATTTTGGAGTATGTGACAATCCACATGGGGAAATTGAAGGTGTAGAAGTTACCAAGAAAGAAGCATACATtgaccattttaaaaaatccatcgAAAAGTACTTTTCTGAGCCATACACCAGCATCGCAAAAGCTTGCATTAGAGAACCTAGATTTGTGGAAGTATTATTACAAAATGGAAGTCCATCACATAGGTTTGTCATTGAAATAGATGTGGTTCCTAAACACTGCCTTTGtgatacaaaatatttctgtacaaACACATATGAATATATGAGTAAGAGTGAGAAAAAAGCTGTCTTCATCCGGGATGGAGCTAGTTCCAGAAATATTCTAAATACAAAAgattttgaaacttttaaagGTAACTTGACATCTTTAGCAGATTCTCGTaaaagagcagaggaagaaTATAAACTGAAGCAAAAGAGGTCAATGAATGAAGGTCTAAAGCTAGTTAGTCTGCTCACAGGTAACAAGGACACACTGGATAGCTCTTATTATGACTACTACATTTTGGTAACAAACAAGTGCCACCCAAGTCAAACTTCACACTTAGACTttttacaagaaataaaattgtttgCTGTGCTTGACTTCGATTTTGAATCAGAAACGAATGGTGTGTTCAAGACTTACAAAGAAAATCGAAATGCCAAACTTTACTTCCCAGATCATTATGACAACAAGGTGGGTTCAGTTTCTGAACACGCTGAGAAGCTGAAACTTCATCAGGAAACCAACTGGATTTTCTGCAATGGTGGATCAGACTTCAAAGGCAATAGCGAACTGCCATTAGATCCCACTTCATGGCAACGAGAAAGAGCTGCTGGTGTCAGAAAAatgatttcatttcttttacaCAAAGATGTCAAGCAAAATGGAaagtttttaataatatttcttttgctttccacaGTGGAAAATCCAGGGGATCCCCTTGCTGAGACTTTTGTGACATTTTACCAAGAATTAAAGGGATTAGAATACATAGTCAGCATTTGCATTGGTGCAGGTACATACCAGCGATGGAAAGATATTCTGCATGCTAGAAGCATTAGTGAGGAAGACATTTCAAACAAATGTGTTTCTAATTTAACCCTGCAAATGGTAAACGGTACCATTACAAAGTTAAAATCAGTGACACAGTCTTCTGAAAGACTTCTGCCCTCTGTTGGTCACTCTACTGTTCTtctaaagaagcaagaagactcGATGGCAGCATTGGAAATACTTTGTGAAAATGAATGCAAAGACACAGGAATAGAGAAGGATGAAGATAAATTTAGAAATTTCCTGAAAAAGCGGGAAGAAGATTTTTATCGAGGTGGTAAAGTATCGTGGTggaatttctatttttcttctgaaaattataCTTCAGATTTTATCAGAAGGGACAGTTATGAAAAGCTTGAGAACCTAATTGTGTCTTCATCTAACAGTCCTCATCAATCACCGGTAAAAATTATCAACCTTTACCACCACCCAGGCTGTGGTGGGACAACATTAGCTATGCATATCCTTTGGGATCTCCGGAAGCGATTCAGATGTGCTGTTCTGAAAAACAAGTCAAGTGATTTTGGAACACAGCTGACAGCCTTACTCACCTGTGGAGCAGACAACAGCACAGGATATTTACCAGTGTTACTTCTTGTGGATGATTTTGAAGAGCAAGAAAATGtctattttctgcagaaagaaattcaGGCAGCTATAACCGAAAAATGCATCCACTATGTAACTCCATTAGTGATCATTCTAAACTGTATGAGATCTCAAAATCCTGATGAAAGTTCAACAATCAGTCCCTTGAATAGTATTTCCTTAAAACAGATGCTTTCTATAAAAGAGCAAAGGGCCTTTGATCAGAAACTAAAACATATTGAAGAGAAGCATTCAAATCCTGacaatttttattcatttatgaTTATGAAGAGAAACTTTGATCCACAATACATAGAAAATGTGGTAAAAAATACCTTGCATAACTTGAATACCACCTCTAAACCAGCACaacttttttgctttctaacaCTGTTGAACTCATATGTGGGAACATCTACAGTTTCAATATCATTATGTGAAGAATTCTTAGGAATTAATTCTCAAGAGATTGGCTACGGTAAAGATAAATTGATAGAAAATATGGGAATTTGTTCCAATATTCTAATATATGACCAGGTCCATGAATACAGGAGTTACAAAGGTCTTCGTATCATTCACCGATTGATAGCATCTCACTGCCTAACAGAACTGAAACTAACCTATGGCTTGCCTAAAAGTGAACTTACGTTGCAGTTACTGAAAGAAGATTTATTTTATAAGACTTCATTAAAGCAAGACAAACTTATTTGTGATATACGAACCCTGCTGATTACTAGACAGCACAGGGAACACGGCGATGAGTCAGACACATTGTTTTCCCCCTTAATTGAAGCCATTCATAAGGAAGAGAAACGTGGTAAAGTGGAATGTGTGTTAAAACAAGCATGTGCCAGATTTGACCAAGATGGCTACATTTGCCAAGCCTTAGCAAGATACTTGTACATTAAAGAAAGGAATTTTGACTCTGCATTATactgggccaaagcagccaaacaaaaagcacaacacAATTCATTCATATCAGATACACTTGGTCAGGTCTTCAAAAGTGAGCTAAGATACCACATAGAGCACAAAGCAAAGACTGCAGACCTGACGGCTGAGCAATTGAAATTTTTGCTAGAGCTTGCTGAGAATGCTGCACAGGCTTTCAGAGAATCTCAGCAGCAAGCTGAAAATGCAGACAATGAGCGATATTTGCAGCATCAGaagtttaaaagaaagtttCAAACATACAATACTGCTGGTTATTGGGGAGAGATAGAAACTGGTCTTCATGTTATTGATATCCTTTGGCGTGTTCCATTTTTCAGCAAAAAGGACTTATGCTGTAGAAAAATTATGACAAAGTATCTATCAGGAAATAGTGTTTTGAATGTAGATAACCTTAACAAAGAGAGTGAAATGTTCAAGGCTGTTAAATGTTATTCCAAGTTTTTATGTAGTTTACGATCACGGTTGAAAAGGGCATTTGACTTTTTTGAAGactattttgtgtttttcaaaacacagatgTGTGAAAAAGAAGTTGTAGAAGCCAAACTGTATGAGAAGCTTCAAGAACGTTTTACCaaatatacagaaatattttgtgatttcAGTTTTGAGCAGCTGAAAAGTAAACAGGTCTCAAACTGGCCAATGTCTCAGCATATAGAAGCATACAGGGACACTTTGGAGGCTTCCAAAGCAGGCTCATTTTCTGGCATTTTGGAGTACCTTCACAGAAATCATGGAAATGCTGGCAGAGAAATCGAAGACATAGTAGAGGCGTATACTTTTTTGTGTGAGGAGAATGCACAAGCAACtctgaaagacagacagaatTTGATTTTGGCAAATATTGTTCTGAACTGTATTAAACCCAAATCCAGTCATTTACATCGTTCTAAGAAGCTGAGAAGTCTGCTTCTAAGTGTTTTAGAAGAACTGAAACCAACTTCGCAGTGTGTAGAGCCTTTCTTCCTAGCCTCTCTGTTGTTCTGGCCCCAAAATACAGAACAACTAAATGAAGATTCCAGGAAAATGGAAACCTTTATTAGACGCTTAAGTGAGTCTTCCAAAGAGCTCTATGGAACCCTCCATCGTTCCAGGCAGCCTCTGGCTCTTTTCTATCTGGCTAGAGGCAGTGGCCTGGACAGATTTgttcacaaaggaaaaatagatCAGCTTTTTAGTTCACTTTCAGAACAGGAATTGAATTCTCTCTGGCAGAATGGTAAGATCTGGAAGGAACAGGCTGTTCAAGATCTTTTGCTTCCTTTGCATGGAAGAGCTGAGGGTAAGGTTATCTACATAGACTATGGCAGCAATGAAACCTTTAGGATACCAGTGCAGCCTGACTCCTTATGCCTATGGAAAAATGGCCCAAACATAGAAAGAGTGTCTTTTTACCTTGCATTTTCCATTGCTGGTCTCCTGGCATTCAACATACAAAGTCTGTCATTAAAACAATAG
- the LOC102098170 gene encoding sterile alpha motif domain-containing protein 9-like isoform X2, producing the protein MENTNTEKNEKSHSYQPIEEWTKEEVKHWATEVVKIDQKYAEILFNQEVTGFTLKLMTKADFVDMGIPHGPALQIMHFREKHDIVAKGSNQAVEQEGTEQSLDGEGEDGDIAKTECKKQHGSFNSSILQDSKTEPTEDKKAMESADKENGSDTPLLSSQHPTGKMCMPYPFDNFSDGSRYTQHNILNVPETGPLNLIDPAHEFKLFTNTDKAQEEDIMMKFSNEVFKFAAACMNSRTNGTIHFGVCDNPHGEIEGVEVTKKEAYIDHFKKSIEKYFSEPYTSIAKACIREPRFVEVLLQNGSPSHRFVIEIDVVPKHCLCDTKYFCTNTYEYMSKSEKKAVFIRDGASSRNILNTKDFETFKGNLTSLADSRKRAEEEYKLKQKRSMNEGLKLVSLLTGNKDTLDSSYYDYYILVTNKCHPSQTSHLDFLQEIKLFAVLDFDFESETNGVFKTYKENRNAKLYFPDHYDNKVGSVSEHAEKLKLHQETNWIFCNGGSDFKGNSELPLDPTSWQRERAAGVRKMISFLLHKDVKQNGKFLIIFLLLSTVENPGDPLAETFVTFYQELKGLEYIVSICIGAGTYQRWKDILHARSISEEDISNKCVSNLTLQMVNGTITKLKSVTQSSERLLPSVGHSTVLLKKQEDSMAALEILCENECKDTGIEKDEDKFRNFLKKREEDFYRGGKVSWWNFYFSSENYTSDFIRRDSYEKLENLIVSSSNSPHQSPVKIINLYHHPGCGGTTLAMHILWDLRKRFRCAVLKNKSSDFGTQLTALLTCGADNSTGYLPVLLLVDDFEEQENVYFLQKEIQAAITEKCIHYVTPLVIILNCMRSQNPDESSTISPLNSISLKQMLSIKEQRAFDQKLKHIEEKHSNPDNFYSFMIMKRNFDPQYIENVVKNTLHNLNTTSKPAQLFCFLTLLNSYVGTSTVSISLCEEFLGINSQEIGYGKDKLIENMGICSNILIYDQVHEYRSYKGLRIIHRLIASHCLTELKLTYGLPKSELTLQLLKEDLFYKTSLKQDKLICDIRTLLITRQHREHGDESDTLFSPLIEAIHKEEKRGKVECVLKQACARFDQDGYICQALARYLYIKERNFDSALYWAKAAKQKAQHNSFISDTLGQVFKSELRYHIEHKAKTADLTAEQLKFLLELAENAAQAFRESQQQAENADNERYLQHQKFKRKFQTYNTAGYWGEIETGLHVIDILWRVPFFSKKDLCCRKIMTKYLSGNSVLNVDNLNKESEMFKAVKCYSKFLCSLRSRLKRAFDFFEDYFVFFKTQMCEKEVVEAKLYEKLQERFTKYTEIFCDFSFEQLKSKQVSNWPMSQHIEAYRDTLEASKAGSFSGILEYLHRNHGNAGREIEDIVEAYTFLCEENAQATLKDRQNLILANIVLNCIKPKSSHLHRSKKLRSLLLSVLEELKPTSQCVEPFFLASLLFWPQNTEQLNEDSRKMETFIRRLSESSKELYGTLHRSRQPLALFYLARGSGLDRFVHKGKIDQLFSSLSEQELNSLWQNGKIWKEQAVQDLLLPLHGRAEGKVIYIDYGSNETFRIPVQPDSLCLWKNGPNIERVSFYLAFSIAGLLAFNIQSLSLKQ; encoded by the coding sequence atggaaaatacaaacactgaaaaaaatgagaaatcacATTCATATCAGCCTATTGAAGAGTGGACAAAAGAGGAAGTCAAACACTGGGCAACTGAAGTTGTTAAGATTGACCAGAAATATGCAGAAATCCTGTTTAACCAAGAAGTGACTGGTTTTACTTTGAAACTGATGACTAAAGCAGATTTTGTGGATATGGGCATACCTCATGGGCCTGCTCTTCAAATAATGCATTTCCGGGAAAAGCATGACATTGTAGCTAAAGGTTCAAACCAGGCTGTGGAACAAGAAGGCACGGAGCAGAGTCTggatggagaaggagaagatggAGACATTGCAAAGACAGAGTGCAAGAAGCAACATGGCTCATTTAATTCCAGTATACTGCAGGATTCTAAAACAGAGCccacagaagacaaaaaagcaaTGGAGTCAGCTGACAAAGAGAATGGATCAGACACACCACTGCTGAGCAGCCAGCACCCAACTGGAAAAATGTGTATGCCATATCCTTTTGATAATTTCAGTGATGGTAGTCGATACACACAGCACAATATTCTTAATGTCCCTGAAACAGGGCCACTTAATCTCATTGATCCAGCACatgaattcaaattatttacCAACACAGACAAGGCACAAGAAGAGGATATAATGATGAAATTTAGCAATGAAGTCTTTAAATTTGCTGCAGCCTGCATGAACTCCCGCACAAATGGCACTATTCATTTTGGAGTATGTGACAATCCACATGGGGAAATTGAAGGTGTAGAAGTTACCAAGAAAGAAGCATACATtgaccattttaaaaaatccatcgAAAAGTACTTTTCTGAGCCATACACCAGCATCGCAAAAGCTTGCATTAGAGAACCTAGATTTGTGGAAGTATTATTACAAAATGGAAGTCCATCACATAGGTTTGTCATTGAAATAGATGTGGTTCCTAAACACTGCCTTTGtgatacaaaatatttctgtacaaACACATATGAATATATGAGTAAGAGTGAGAAAAAAGCTGTCTTCATCCGGGATGGAGCTAGTTCCAGAAATATTCTAAATACAAAAgattttgaaacttttaaagGTAACTTGACATCTTTAGCAGATTCTCGTaaaagagcagaggaagaaTATAAACTGAAGCAAAAGAGGTCAATGAATGAAGGTCTAAAGCTAGTTAGTCTGCTCACAGGTAACAAGGACACACTGGATAGCTCTTATTATGACTACTACATTTTGGTAACAAACAAGTGCCACCCAAGTCAAACTTCACACTTAGACTttttacaagaaataaaattgtttgCTGTGCTTGACTTCGATTTTGAATCAGAAACGAATGGTGTGTTCAAGACTTACAAAGAAAATCGAAATGCCAAACTTTACTTCCCAGATCATTATGACAACAAGGTGGGTTCAGTTTCTGAACACGCTGAGAAGCTGAAACTTCATCAGGAAACCAACTGGATTTTCTGCAATGGTGGATCAGACTTCAAAGGCAATAGCGAACTGCCATTAGATCCCACTTCATGGCAACGAGAAAGAGCTGCTGGTGTCAGAAAAatgatttcatttcttttacaCAAAGATGTCAAGCAAAATGGAaagtttttaataatatttcttttgctttccacaGTGGAAAATCCAGGGGATCCCCTTGCTGAGACTTTTGTGACATTTTACCAAGAATTAAAGGGATTAGAATACATAGTCAGCATTTGCATTGGTGCAGGTACATACCAGCGATGGAAAGATATTCTGCATGCTAGAAGCATTAGTGAGGAAGACATTTCAAACAAATGTGTTTCTAATTTAACCCTGCAAATGGTAAACGGTACCATTACAAAGTTAAAATCAGTGACACAGTCTTCTGAAAGACTTCTGCCCTCTGTTGGTCACTCTACTGTTCTtctaaagaagcaagaagactcGATGGCAGCATTGGAAATACTTTGTGAAAATGAATGCAAAGACACAGGAATAGAGAAGGATGAAGATAAATTTAGAAATTTCCTGAAAAAGCGGGAAGAAGATTTTTATCGAGGTGGTAAAGTATCGTGGTggaatttctatttttcttctgaaaattataCTTCAGATTTTATCAGAAGGGACAGTTATGAAAAGCTTGAGAACCTAATTGTGTCTTCATCTAACAGTCCTCATCAATCACCGGTAAAAATTATCAACCTTTACCACCACCCAGGCTGTGGTGGGACAACATTAGCTATGCATATCCTTTGGGATCTCCGGAAGCGATTCAGATGTGCTGTTCTGAAAAACAAGTCAAGTGATTTTGGAACACAGCTGACAGCCTTACTCACCTGTGGAGCAGACAACAGCACAGGATATTTACCAGTGTTACTTCTTGTGGATGATTTTGAAGAGCAAGAAAATGtctattttctgcagaaagaaattcaGGCAGCTATAACCGAAAAATGCATCCACTATGTAACTCCATTAGTGATCATTCTAAACTGTATGAGATCTCAAAATCCTGATGAAAGTTCAACAATCAGTCCCTTGAATAGTATTTCCTTAAAACAGATGCTTTCTATAAAAGAGCAAAGGGCCTTTGATCAGAAACTAAAACATATTGAAGAGAAGCATTCAAATCCTGacaatttttattcatttatgaTTATGAAGAGAAACTTTGATCCACAATACATAGAAAATGTGGTAAAAAATACCTTGCATAACTTGAATACCACCTCTAAACCAGCACaacttttttgctttctaacaCTGTTGAACTCATATGTGGGAACATCTACAGTTTCAATATCATTATGTGAAGAATTCTTAGGAATTAATTCTCAAGAGATTGGCTACGGTAAAGATAAATTGATAGAAAATATGGGAATTTGTTCCAATATTCTAATATATGACCAGGTCCATGAATACAGGAGTTACAAAGGTCTTCGTATCATTCACCGATTGATAGCATCTCACTGCCTAACAGAACTGAAACTAACCTATGGCTTGCCTAAAAGTGAACTTACGTTGCAGTTACTGAAAGAAGATTTATTTTATAAGACTTCATTAAAGCAAGACAAACTTATTTGTGATATACGAACCCTGCTGATTACTAGACAGCACAGGGAACACGGCGATGAGTCAGACACATTGTTTTCCCCCTTAATTGAAGCCATTCATAAGGAAGAGAAACGTGGTAAAGTGGAATGTGTGTTAAAACAAGCATGTGCCAGATTTGACCAAGATGGCTACATTTGCCAAGCCTTAGCAAGATACTTGTACATTAAAGAAAGGAATTTTGACTCTGCATTATactgggccaaagcagccaaacaaaaagcacaacacAATTCATTCATATCAGATACACTTGGTCAGGTCTTCAAAAGTGAGCTAAGATACCACATAGAGCACAAAGCAAAGACTGCAGACCTGACGGCTGAGCAATTGAAATTTTTGCTAGAGCTTGCTGAGAATGCTGCACAGGCTTTCAGAGAATCTCAGCAGCAAGCTGAAAATGCAGACAATGAGCGATATTTGCAGCATCAGaagtttaaaagaaagtttCAAACATACAATACTGCTGGTTATTGGGGAGAGATAGAAACTGGTCTTCATGTTATTGATATCCTTTGGCGTGTTCCATTTTTCAGCAAAAAGGACTTATGCTGTAGAAAAATTATGACAAAGTATCTATCAGGAAATAGTGTTTTGAATGTAGATAACCTTAACAAAGAGAGTGAAATGTTCAAGGCTGTTAAATGTTATTCCAAGTTTTTATGTAGTTTACGATCACGGTTGAAAAGGGCATTTGACTTTTTTGAAGactattttgtgtttttcaaaacacagatgTGTGAAAAAGAAGTTGTAGAAGCCAAACTGTATGAGAAGCTTCAAGAACGTTTTACCaaatatacagaaatattttgtgatttcAGTTTTGAGCAGCTGAAAAGTAAACAGGTCTCAAACTGGCCAATGTCTCAGCATATAGAAGCATACAGGGACACTTTGGAGGCTTCCAAAGCAGGCTCATTTTCTGGCATTTTGGAGTACCTTCACAGAAATCATGGAAATGCTGGCAGAGAAATCGAAGACATAGTAGAGGCGTATACTTTTTTGTGTGAGGAGAATGCACAAGCAACtctgaaagacagacagaatTTGATTTTGGCAAATATTGTTCTGAACTGTATTAAACCCAAATCCAGTCATTTACATCGTTCTAAGAAGCTGAGAAGTCTGCTTCTAAGTGTTTTAGAAGAACTGAAACCAACTTCGCAGTGTGTAGAGCCTTTCTTCCTAGCCTCTCTGTTGTTCTGGCCCCAAAATACAGAACAACTAAATGAAGATTCCAGGAAAATGGAAACCTTTATTAGACGCTTAAGTGAGTCTTCCAAAGAGCTCTATGGAACCCTCCATCGTTCCAGGCAGCCTCTGGCTCTTTTCTATCTGGCTAGAGGCAGTGGCCTGGACAGATTTgttcacaaaggaaaaatagatCAGCTTTTTAGTTCACTTTCAGAACAGGAATTGAATTCTCTCTGGCAGAATGGTAAGATCTGGAAGGAACAGGCTGTTCAAGATCTTTTGCTTCCTTTGCATGGAAGAGCTGAGGGTAAGGTTATCTACATAGACTATGGCAGCAATGAAACCTTTAGGATACCAGTGCAGCCTGACTCCTTATGCCTATGGAAAAATGGCCCAAACATAGAAAGAGTGTCTTTTTACCTTGCATTTTCCATTGCTGGTCTCCTGGCATTCAACATACAAAGTCTGTCATTAAAACAATAG